One stretch of Candidatus Microthrix parvicella Bio17-1 DNA includes these proteins:
- a CDS encoding nucleotidyltransferase family protein produces MILSRPFLAVTPTIDGDVLGVLARADASFTPPQVHDLIGFHSVAGVRNALVRLTGQGVLHSEQVGRAYTYRLNRQHVCAPHIIGLADASREVLQRMRDLIDTWSTPCDFAALFGSAATGRMTEGSDIDVFVVRPDSVVVEDDVQWHEQLDAFATASTSWTGNDARILEMSESEVAATIATEQILAEIARDGIVLSGTPGYLASVKPRPDYRQAG; encoded by the coding sequence CGACGATCGATGGGGACGTCCTTGGGGTGCTGGCCCGAGCCGACGCTTCGTTCACCCCACCGCAGGTGCACGACCTCATCGGGTTTCATTCTGTTGCTGGTGTCCGAAACGCGCTCGTTCGATTGACCGGTCAGGGTGTCCTCCACAGCGAGCAGGTTGGCCGCGCCTACACCTACCGGCTTAACCGGCAGCACGTGTGCGCCCCACACATCATCGGGCTGGCTGACGCCAGCCGCGAAGTGTTGCAGCGAATGCGCGACCTGATCGACACCTGGTCGACGCCCTGTGACTTTGCCGCGCTCTTCGGTTCTGCCGCTACCGGGAGGATGACCGAGGGAAGCGACATCGATGTGTTCGTCGTGCGACCCGATTCGGTCGTCGTCGAAGATGACGTGCAGTGGCACGAGCAGCTCGACGCCTTCGCGACTGCCAGCACTTCGTGGACCGGCAACGACGCACGCATCCTTGAGATGTCAGAGTCAGAAGTCGCAGCTACGATCGCGACCGAGCAGATCCTCGCTGAAATCGCCCGCGACGGCATCGTCTTGTCTGGCACCCCGGGATACCTCGCAAGCGTGAAGCCAAGGCCGGACTACCGGCAGGCGGGGTG